A section of the Ornithinimicrobium sufpigmenti genome encodes:
- a CDS encoding class I SAM-dependent methyltransferase: MPRPAPRRRAVSRTAPVGEITRGTTNPNRLRRVDRWIAAFLREELRAPAEPPVVVDLGYGASPVTVLELAQRLRAVREDVRVVGVEIDPDRVARGLPHADPPRVDFVLGGFEVPVPPTSGGAPTVVRAFNVLRQYAEDDVPPAWARVVARLAPGGALVEGTCDEPGRLATWVDVRRGPDAAPVPRSLTLAWRLAGLETLSVVAERLPKVLIHRNVPGEGVHDLMRALDAAWARNAPLASYGARQRFVATARDLTGAGWPVRGGPGRWRLGELTVDWAAVAPRHLA; the protein is encoded by the coding sequence GTGCCCCGCCCCGCGCCGCGCCGCCGTGCCGTCTCCAGGACCGCCCCGGTCGGTGAGATCACCCGTGGCACCACCAACCCCAACCGGCTGCGGCGCGTGGACCGGTGGATCGCCGCGTTCCTGCGCGAGGAGCTGCGGGCCCCGGCCGAGCCACCCGTGGTCGTGGACCTGGGCTACGGCGCCTCGCCCGTGACCGTGCTCGAGCTGGCGCAGCGGCTGCGGGCGGTGCGCGAGGACGTCCGCGTGGTCGGGGTCGAGATCGACCCCGACCGGGTGGCCCGAGGGCTGCCCCACGCCGACCCGCCTCGCGTGGACTTCGTGCTCGGGGGGTTCGAGGTGCCGGTGCCCCCCACCAGCGGTGGTGCGCCCACGGTGGTGCGCGCCTTCAACGTGCTGCGGCAGTATGCCGAGGATGACGTGCCCCCGGCCTGGGCCCGGGTCGTGGCGCGGCTCGCGCCCGGTGGCGCGCTGGTCGAGGGCACCTGCGACGAGCCCGGGCGGCTGGCGACGTGGGTCGACGTGCGCCGGGGGCCGGACGCCGCACCGGTGCCGCGCTCGCTCACCCTGGCCTGGCGGCTGGCCGGACTGGAGACGCTCTCCGTGGTGGCCGAACGGCTGCCCAAGGTGCTCATCCACCGCAACGTGCCCGGCGAGGGGGTGCACGACCTGATGCGCGCGCTGGACGCCGCCTGGGCCCGCAACGCCCCGCTCGCCTCCTACGGTGCCCGTCAGCGCTTCGTCGCGACGGCGCGCGACCTGACCGGGGCGGGCTGGCCGGTGCGGGGCGGTCCGGGGCGGTGGCGGCTCGGTGAGCTGACCGTCGACTGGGCCGCGGTGGCGCCTCGCCACCTGGCCTGA
- a CDS encoding DUF2516 family protein, whose product MSPVLISAQNTVTLVLGVAAFALMAWALVDCLRVRADAFPAAGKRSKQFWLLLTGVATAVGFISIFGPLNIFNLAAVIAAAVYHTDVKPAVRAVQGRGGGSHMGPYGPW is encoded by the coding sequence ATGTCGCCGGTCCTGATCTCCGCCCAGAACACCGTGACGCTCGTGCTGGGCGTCGCTGCCTTCGCGCTGATGGCGTGGGCGCTGGTCGACTGCCTGCGGGTGCGCGCCGACGCCTTCCCGGCGGCCGGCAAGCGCAGCAAGCAGTTCTGGCTGCTGCTCACCGGGGTGGCGACAGCGGTCGGTTTCATCTCGATCTTCGGGCCGCTGAACATCTTCAACCTCGCGGCCGTCATCGCGGCGGCGGTCTACCACACCGACGTCAAGCCCGCCGTGCGCGCGGTGCAGGGCCGCGGCGGGGGGAGCCACATGGGCCCGTACGGGCCCTGGTGA
- a CDS encoding phosphomannose isomerase type II C-terminal cupin domain, with protein sequence MATNTEPVVEQDRRQQPVVVERPWGRFEQFCLNEPTTVKVITIAPGQRLSLQRHEQRAELWQALDEGVQATVDGYSWTMRKGEVAWVPLGAPHRLTNLGTSDVRVLELAFGDFDEEDIERLQDDYLRA encoded by the coding sequence ATGGCGACGAACACGGAGCCGGTGGTGGAGCAGGACCGCCGTCAGCAACCCGTCGTCGTGGAGCGTCCCTGGGGTCGGTTCGAGCAGTTCTGCCTCAACGAGCCGACCACCGTCAAGGTGATCACCATCGCCCCCGGCCAGCGACTGTCCCTGCAGCGCCACGAGCAGCGGGCAGAGCTGTGGCAGGCACTCGACGAAGGCGTGCAGGCGACGGTCGACGGGTACTCGTGGACGATGCGCAAGGGCGAGGTGGCCTGGGTGCCCCTGGGAGCCCCCCACCGGTTGACCAACCTGGGCACCTCGGACGTGCGGGTCCTGGAGCTGGCGTTCGGCGACTTCGACGAGGAGGACATCGAGCGCCTGCAGGACGACTACCTCAGGGCCTAG
- the dtd gene encoding D-aminoacyl-tRNA deacylase — MRAVLQRVTRASVSVDGEVVGAIDRPGLLALVAATHDDGPGDVATMARKIAELRILPEERSVAEAGAAVLVVSQFTLYGSTRKGRRPSWTAAAPGDVAEPLVDAVVADLRNRGIEVATGVFGAMMQVELVNDGPFTLLVDT, encoded by the coding sequence GTGAGGGCGGTCCTGCAGCGCGTCACCCGGGCCAGCGTGAGCGTCGACGGCGAGGTCGTCGGGGCCATCGACCGCCCCGGCCTGCTGGCGCTGGTGGCAGCCACCCACGACGACGGCCCGGGCGACGTGGCGACGATGGCCCGCAAGATCGCCGAGCTGCGCATCCTGCCCGAGGAGCGGTCGGTCGCCGAGGCGGGGGCCGCGGTGCTCGTCGTCAGCCAGTTCACCCTCTACGGCAGCACCCGCAAGGGCCGCCGGCCGTCCTGGACCGCGGCCGCCCCCGGCGACGTGGCCGAGCCGCTGGTCGACGCGGTCGTCGCCGACCTGCGCAACCGTGGGATCGAGGTCGCGACCGGGGTGTTCGGCGCGATGATGCAGGTGGAGCTCGTCAACGACGGGCCGTTCACCTTGCTCGTCGACACCTGA